The genomic stretch GCCGCCTGCCTGGAGGATTTCCAGCACCGAGCGGCAGTCGAACTTCTCGTTGCTCACATGCATGAACACATCCGTTCCGTGCTCTTGCACCACAAGCGAAATGTAAGTGGCCGGCCTGGCGTGGAACCCCTGGGGCCTTGGTATCGCAAGTTCGTAAGAGACCGGCTTGACGTATGACGACAATATCCTTTCGGCCACCTTGTTCCCCTCGTTGAGATACTTCCCGCTGAAACGAAGGCCGAACCCGACGATTGTGGCGAGCAGCTTGCCATCGTCCACAAGCTCCGCTATCCTCCCCTTCACGCTCCCCTTGCGCGCCTCCGTCTCGTATTCGTGCCTTTCGAAAAAGTGCACAAGCCACCTTAACATGTCGAAAAGGTGCATGGGGATGGCGGTGAGCCCGCGCAGGGCCACGGCGTTCGGGTCGGCCCCGAGCCTGCCCCCCTTGATGTACGTGTCGTATTCGCTCTGGATGTTGTGCAGGTCCGCCTCGAATCCGGTGAACATGGTCTCGCTTATCTTGCCGGGGATTATCTCCAGAAGCTTTGTGGCCTTGATGCGCCTGTCCAGCCCGTTTTGCCGGAAGATCTTGAACACCCTGCGGTAGTCCTGGGCGATGGATATCATCCTCTCGTCCACGTCGCTTATCTCGCTGCCGACGATGGTGTATGGGAGCTTGGGTATCACCTTCAGGCCCCAATCGCCGGCTGGGGCGGAGCGCTCCCCCACCTTTATCCCCTGCGCTGTCGCCTCCTCCACAAGGGCGCTGTGGAAACGGCTGAGAACGAAAGCGAAATAGTCCAGCGTATTGTACGCGGCGTCCCGGAATTCCCTGTGCATCTGGTCGGCGTCGCCGCCAAGATAGTCCAGGTACCTGTCCAGTATGTGATAAAGATAAAATCCTGCTATGGAAAAGTTGCGCACGCAGGCCACAAGCTCCGCGAAATACAGCCACCGCATGTTGGACCTGGCGCCGTGGTCGTCCAGGAAACCTTCAAGCTTTTCGGCCTCCTGCATCAACGTGAAATAATAATGCTTGTTGACGATCATGTTCTCGTCGTTGATGACCGACAGCACGAACAGCAGCTTGCGGCAATGTATCTCCGCAAGGGGCAGGAACTCCTCCTCGGAGATGAGCGGGGTGAGGGACTTGGAGGTTTCCATCAAATAAACATGGCGGGCTCCGCCCGGCTACAACAGCCCGAGGGCCATTTTCAGGTCGTTGTCGTCGAACATTATCCCGCCGCCGAAAAGGAACGTGCGGTATTTCTCATTGAGCATCTCGTCCCCGCCCAGGTAAACATACAGGTACTTGTGCATGTTCCAGCGCAGTTGGGCCTTCAATTGAGAGCTTGTGGCGTCCTTGTCGTAGCCGGATATGTTGAAAATGTCAACGGACGCCATCACCTTGTTCCCTATCAGGTGATAGTCCACCCCCGCGCCGGCCGACGACTCAATCAGCCCCGCGCGGATGGTGACGTCGGAAAACCTCTTGGCCATCTGGATAGAGTACAGCAGCGAGTTGATTGTGTTGCGCGTTGTGTTCAGGTCCTGCCTGCGCATGTCCTCGGACACTTCCATCAGATAATACTTGTCCTCCCTGGGCTGCACCTTCACGGAGACGTGCGATTTCGTCTGTTTGGTGTCCTGCTGGCGCTCGCCGCGTATGCCAACGTAAAGGCTCACCTCGTCCGCCTTGTTGAGGAACTTCTTGGCCCCCACCAGCGTTGTGTTCAGGTTTTCATAAACGGCCTCGTCGTTGACAAGCTTGCCCACCGTCCCTTCGCCGCGCTCTATCTTGCTGGTCACCTTTTCGATGGAGCTTCCGGCGCTTTTTACCGACTTCATTAAATCGTCGATTTTCGCGGAGGCCTTGGCGATGTTGTCCATCGTGCTCTTCAGATTTTCCCTGTTCTCCTTGAGGATGCCGCCAAACTCGCCGGACACGTCCTTGAGGTTGTTTATCCCTGCCGACAGGTTGTCCTTGTTTTCTTCTATCAATTCGCGCAGTCCCTCGGCCACTTGCGCAAGATTTTCCGAAAGCTGCGGAGCGCTTTTTGCGAAGCTGGACGATATGGTGTCAAAATTGGTCATGGTGGACTTTAGCGCGGCCCGGTTCTCCGCCAATATTTCCTGCAGGTTCCCGGAGGCCATGTCTATGTTGTTGAGGATGTCTTTTAGGGCCTGCTCCCCTTCCAGCGTGCCGAACACATTTTTCAGAGACCTTGTGATGTCCCGCACATCCTCGATGGCGCTCCCGACCTTGGCCATCATGTCCGTTATTTCCGTGGGATCCTCGGAATTGACCAGGGTCTCTCCGTTTTTGATAAACGGGCTTTCCTTGGTTCCCTGGACGATCTCTATGTATTTTTCGCCCAGGAGCCCGGCGGTCTTGATGGTGGCCAAGGCGTCGCTCCTGATTCCGGCCTGCCTGGTCAGTTTTATCGTCAGTTTGGCCTTGTTTTCCTCAAGGTCTATCTTCTCCACATAGCCGATCTCCACGCCGGAAAGCTTCACCTTGGCCCGTTCCTCAATGCCGGAGACGGTGTTGAAATGGACGTATATCGTCATGCGGGAGCCGCCGCCGAAAATGTCCACACCGGCGGTCTTGAACGAAAGGTACAGAAGAGCGAACCCGGCGAATATGGTCAGAAGCCCGACCCTCATTTCCGGAGTTAGAAAATTCATTACATCCCCGCCTGATTATTCGAAATGTCCGCCTTTGCGGCCGGATCTCCGGAAGCTGGGGCCGTCTGGCGTCCCTGGATGGCCTCCGTGTTCCGGATAACTTTACCAATGTAGCAGAATTCCGCCACTTCTGGAACAGTGGATGAAAACACCTCGTCGGGCGTGCCGACTGAAACGAATTGCCCCTTGTACAGCATCGCTATCCGGTCCGCGATTTTATTTGCGGAGACCATGTCGTGCGTGATTGTCACCGCCGTGGCGCCTATCTTGTTCTGCAGGTCCACTATCAGGTTGTTGATCTGATCGCACATGACGGGGTCGAGCC from Nitrospinota bacterium encodes the following:
- a CDS encoding MCE family protein encodes the protein MNFLTPEMRVGLLTIFAGFALLYLSFKTAGVDIFGGGSRMTIYVHFNTVSGIEERAKVKLSGVEIGYVEKIDLEENKAKLTIKLTRQAGIRSDALATIKTAGLLGEKYIEIVQGTKESPFIKNGETLVNSEDPTEITDMMAKVGSAIEDVRDITRSLKNVFGTLEGEQALKDILNNIDMASGNLQEILAENRAALKSTMTNFDTISSSFAKSAPQLSENLAQVAEGLRELIEENKDNLSAGINNLKDVSGEFGGILKENRENLKSTMDNIAKASAKIDDLMKSVKSAGSSIEKVTSKIERGEGTVGKLVNDEAVYENLNTTLVGAKKFLNKADEVSLYVGIRGERQQDTKQTKSHVSVKVQPREDKYYLMEVSEDMRRQDLNTTRNTINSLLYSIQMAKRFSDVTIRAGLIESSAGAGVDYHLIGNKVMASVDIFNISGYDKDATSSQLKAQLRWNMHKYLYVYLGGDEMLNEKYRTFLFGGGIMFDDNDLKMALGLL